A part of Kryptolebias marmoratus isolate JLee-2015 linkage group LG8, ASM164957v2, whole genome shotgun sequence genomic DNA contains:
- the l1cama gene encoding neural cell adhesion molecule L1.2 isoform X2, translated as MPHTQQQQVCSRGQRSPHLLPLVLTLLSLPAQPSRAAIQIPSNYHIGDHKKPPEITKQPQSVTVFSPEDFSLSCEASGIPPPIFRWTKDGEEFDPGTDPELEITETLGSFEFSMPSDSTDTLKQYQGKYVCYASNELGTAVSNEAILRTDVPPSQQKEKRVTLKAEEGNGYVLKCNPPQSSMEPIIHWMDLRLRHIQLSKRVVVGKDGNLYFAHLTVDDSRDDYTCNLQYLETRTILAKEPITLRVTSSNSVLRNRRPHMMRPTGSNSTYHALRDQTLELECIVQGLPAPEITWVKRNGELLEARAKKEMFGRRLHLSNITESDSGEYQCIAQNTQGTAVHTYSLTVEAAPYWKKVPESQIYAPGETVKLDCEAKGTPSPTLSWTINGTPLSATDRDPRRTVTANSSLILRDVIFGDTAIYQCQASNKHGTILTNAYVYVIELPPQILTEDRRLYSVTEGQKVLLDCETFGSPKPKVIWDAEASSVLADPRVNPLTNGGLQIFNVTHDDKGLYTCSVQNSNLSISAELEVFNRTVILSPPKDLKVQPGHTAVFTCVAHYDASLKVPIIQWRKNNTKLFESSSNEKYTFDGPEFRISNVEPDDEGLYTCEIITSLDKADASAMLILYDRPDPPDLLQISDPKHRAVTLSWTPGYDHNSPVLEYVVEFEDQGLKARGWEVLQRVGGNQTRTVLPLWPYLSYRFRVIAINEVGKSDPSKPSEMHNTRAEAPDNNPEDVRSDSVDPDTLVITWEKMDYRNFNGPDFKYTVQWRRVVGSGPKWHESNTTAPPFTVNGVGNFSAFEIKVQAVNTIGVGPEPDPVIGYSGEDVPLEAPMDVGVQMINSTTIKVRWFAVDRESVRGHLLGYKIYVTRKGSKGHHRGRRSRESESTMVEETGPSEEQKTISNLRPFSHYVLAVTVVNKKGEGPPSEPLAFETPEGVPGPPTSLILDSPSETEMTLHWTPPAHPNGILTGYILQYQRITENDDSPMQVEKIEDPTATHFTLKGLDLHSHYRFYLRGSTAPGDGEASMVIGATTLEGAPPDDLNVSVGETLVNVSWVAKKRHRNVDFYISYLKKNDGSKWKKSEKVNSSQSFYQLQGLSPGSHYRLRFIYGNSTFRSIDINTAGSVMAVQQSIATQGWFIGVVSAIALLLLILLILCFIRRSKGGKYSVKDKEDGPMDSEVRPMKDETFGEYRSLESDLEEKRTASQPSLCEESKLCSEDTLNFNGSSAITTELNMDESLASQISRPSVGFHGMPDNTTVSSATNGVPNSVNILN; from the exons ATGCCTCACACACAGCAACAGCAGGTTTGCAGTAGGGGGCAGCgctccccccacctcctccccctcgTCCTCACCCTCCTCTCCCTTCCAGCCCAGCCCAGCCGAGCAGCCATACAGATACCCTCCAACT ACCACATAGGTGATC ACAAGAAGCCTCCCGAGATCACCAAGCAGCCACAGTCTGTCACCGTCTTCAGCCCCGAGGACTTCTCCTTGAGCTGCGAAGCGTCTGGCATCCCTCCGCCCAT TTTTCGATGGACAAAGGACGGGGAGGAGTTTGACCCAGGCACTGACCCAGAGCTGGAGATTACGGAGACCTTAGGCTCATTTGAATTCTCCATGCCTAGTGATAGCACGGACACACTGAAGCAGTACCAAGGCAAATATGTCTGCTATGCATCCAATGAGCTGGGGACAGCCGTGTCTAATGAGGCCATACTCAGGACTGACG TCCCCCCTTcccagcagaaagaaaaaagagtgACTTTGAAAGCCGAAGAGGGAAACGGTTATGTTCTGAAGTGTAACCCCCCACAGAGCTCCATGGAGCCCATCATTCACTGGATGGATCTGA GGCTACGCCATATCCAGCTCAGCAAGCGGGTGGTGGTGGGGAAGGACGGCAACCTGTACTTTGCTCATCTGACAGTGGATGACAGCCGGGACGACTACACCTGCAACCTCCAGTACCTGGAGACCCGAACAATCCTGGCGAAAGAACCCATCACCCTGAGGGTCACCTCCT CCAATTCGGTACTGCGGAACCGGAGACCGCACATGATGAGGCCTACTGGAAGCAACAGCACGTACCACGCCCTCCGGGACCAGACCTTGGAGCTTGAGTGCATCGTCCAGGGCCT TCCAGCTCCTGAGATTACGTGGGTAAAGAGGAACGGTGAGCTGCTGGAGGCCCGTGCCAAGAAAGAAATGTTCGGCCGCCGCCTGCACCTCAGTAACATCACAGAAAGCGACAGCGGCGAATACCAGTGCATAGCTCAGAACACCCAGGGGACGGCCGTGCACACATACAGTTTGACTGTCGAAG ctgctcctTATTGGAAAAAGGTGCCAGAAAGTCAGATTTATGCCCCGGGTGAGACAGTCAAACTCGACTGTGAGGCGAAGGGTACCCCCTCTCCCACGTTGAGCTGGACCATCAACGGGACCCCCCTGTCAG CGACTGACAGGGACCCCAGACGAACCGTGACAGCAAACTCCTCGCTGATCCTCAGGGACGTCATCTTTGGGGACACGGCCATCTACCAGTGCCAGGCCTCCAACAAACACGGAACCATCCTCACCAACGCCTACGTATACGTCATCG AGCTGCCTCCTCAGATCCTCACTGAAGACAGGAGACTGTACTCAGTCACCGAAGGCCAGAAGGTTTTACTGGACTGCGAGACCTTTGGCTCCCCTAAACCTAAAGTCATCTG GGACGCCGAGGCATCGTCTGTTCTGGCAGATCCGAGGGTGAACCCACTCACCAACGGGGGGCTTCAGATCTTTAATGTCACCCATGACGATAAGGGTCTCTACACCTGCTCAGTACAGAACAGCAACTTGTCAATCAGTGCCGAGCTGGAGGTGTTCA ACAGGACAGTGATCCTGTCACCACCCAAGGATCTAAAGGTGCAGCCCGGCCACACAGCAGTCTTCACATGCGTGGCCCATTACGACGCCAGCCTTAAAGTTCCCATCATTCAGTGGAGGAAGAACAATACGAAGCTGTTTGAATCCTCCAGCAATGAAAA ATACACATTTGACGGGCCAGAATTCAGAATATCCAATGTGGAGCCAGACGATGAGGGCCTCTACACCTGTGAGATCATCACGTCACTGGACAAGGCTGATGCCAGCGCCATGCTCATTTTATACG ACCGACCGGACCCTCCAGACCTCCTCCAGATCTCTGATCCGAAGCATCGTGCTGTCACTCTCAGCTGGACTCCTGGATACGACCACAACAGCCCCGTGCTAG agtATGTTGTCGAATTTGAAGACCAAGGTTTGAAGGCGAGGGGTTGGGAGGTGCTGCAGAGAGTCGGAGGAAACCAGACACGGACTGTCCTCCCCCTGTGGCCTTACTTATCCTACCGTTTCCGGGTCATTGCCATCAATGAAGTGGGCAAGAGCGACCCCAGCAAACCATCTGAAATGCACAACACACGAGCTGAAG CTCCAGACAACAACCCGGAAGATGTCAGGAGTGACTCCGTAGACCCAGACACTCTGGTCATCACCTGGGAG AAAATGGACTACCGTAACTTTAACGGACCTGATTTTAAGTACACGGTGCAGTGGAGGAGAGTGGTGGGCAGTGGGCCTAAGTGGCATGAGAGCAACACAACGGCCCCGCCATTTACGGTCAACGGCGTTGGCAATTTCTCTGCCTTTGAAATTAAAGTTCAGGCTGTTAATACGATTGGGGTTGGACCCGAGCCAGACCCGGTCATTGGCTACTCAGGAGAAGATG TTCCACTTGAGGCGCCGATGGATGTGGGTGTTCAGATGATAAACAGCACGACCATCAAAGTGAGGTGGTTCGCCGTGGACAGAGAGTCGGTCAGAGGACACCTGCTGGGATACAAG ATATATGTAACCAGAAAAGGCTCCAAGGGCCACCACAGAGGCCGGAGGTCAAGGGAGTCCGAGAGCACCATGGTGGAAGAGACCGGGCCCAGCGAAGAGCAGAAGACCATCAGTAATCTCAGACCGTTCTCTCACTACGTCCTGGCTGTCACCGTGGtcaacaaaaaaggagaaggaCCTCCTTCTGAGCCGCTGGCCTTCGAGACTCCAGAGGGAG TACCTGGTCCTCCCACATCCCTGATCCTGGACAGCCCCTCAGAGACTGAAATGACCCTGCACTGGACTCCTCCTGCCCACCCCAACGGCATCCTCACCGGATATATCCTTCAGTACCAGCGGA TTACAGAGAATGACGACAGCCCCATGCAGGTAGAGAAAATAGAAGACCCCACAGCCACCCACTTCACCCTAAAGGGCCTGGACCTTCACAGCCATTACCGCTTTTACCTGAGGGGCTCCACGGCTCCTGGGGATGGAGAGGCCAGCATGGTGATTGGGGCCACCACACTGGAAGGAG CCCCTCCTGACGACCTCAACGTGTCTGTAGGGGAAACCTTGGTGAACGTCAGCTGGGTGGCCAAGAAGAGACACAGGAATGTTGATTTCTACATCAGCTACCTGAAAAAAAACG ATGGCAGCAAATGGAAGAAGTCAGAGAAGGTGAACTCCTCTCAGTCCTTCTACCAGCTTCAGGGTTTGAGTCCCGGCTCTCACTATCGCCTGCGCTTCATCTACGGCAACAGCACATTCAGGAGTATTGACATCAACACAGCGGGATCAG TGATGGCGGTGCAGCAAAGCATCGCAACGCAGGGCTGGTTCATCGGCGTCGTGAGTGCCATCGCGTTGCTGCTGTTGATTCTGCTCATCCTCTGCTTCATCAGGAGGAGTAAAGGAGGGAAGTACTCAG TGAAAGATAAAGAAGACGGTCCGATGGACTCTGAAGTACGACCGATGAAGGATGAAACCTTTGGAGAGTACAG ATCTCTAGAAAG TGACCTCGAGGAGAAGCGGACAGCCAGCCAGCCGTCCTTGTGTGAGGAAAGCAAGCTGTGCAGCGAGGACACCCTGAACTTTAATGGCAGCAGTGCCATAACCACGGAGCTCAACATGGATGAATCTCTGGCCAGCCAGATCAGCCGTCCAAGTGTGGGGTTCCACGGCATGCCTGACAACACCACCGTCTCCTCGGCCACCAACGGCGTGCCCAATTCCGTTAATATCCTCAATTAA
- the l1cama gene encoding neural cell adhesion molecule L1.2 isoform X3, with translation MPHTQQQQVCSRGQRSPHLLPLVLTLLSLPAQPSRAAIQIPSNYHIGDHKKPPEITKQPQSVTVFSPEDFSLSCEASGIPPPIFRWTKDGEEFDPGTDPELEITETLGSFEFSMPSDSTDTLKQYQGKYVCYASNELGTAVSNEAILRTDVPPSQQKEKRVTLKAEEGNGYVLKCNPPQSSMEPIIHWMDLRLRHIQLSKRVVVGKDGNLYFAHLTVDDSRDDYTCNLQYLETRTILAKEPITLRVTSSNSVLRNRRPHMMRPTGSNSTYHALRDQTLELECIVQGLPAPEITWVKRNGELLEARAKKEMFGRRLHLSNITESDSGEYQCIAQNTQGTAVHTYSLTVEAAPYWKKVPESQIYAPGETVKLDCEAKGTPSPTLSWTINGTPLSATDRDPRRTVTANSSLILRDVIFGDTAIYQCQASNKHGTILTNAYVYVIELPPQILTEDRRLYSVTEGQKVLLDCETFGSPKPKVIWDAEASSVLADPRVNPLTNGGLQIFNVTHDDKGLYTCSVQNSNLSISAELEVFNRTVILSPPKDLKVQPGHTAVFTCVAHYDASLKVPIIQWRKNNTKLFESSSNEKYTFDGPEFRISNVEPDDEGLYTCEIITSLDKADASAMLILYDRPDPPDLLQISDPKHRAVTLSWTPGYDHNSPVLEYVVEFEDQGLKARGWEVLQRVGGNQTRTVLPLWPYLSYRFRVIAINEVGKSDPSKPSEMHNTRAEAPDNNPEDVRSDSVDPDTLVITWEKMDYRNFNGPDFKYTVQWRRVVGSGPKWHESNTTAPPFTVNGVGNFSAFEIKVQAVNTIGVGPEPDPVIGYSGEDVPLEAPMDVGVQMINSTTIKVRWFAVDRESVRGHLLGYKIYVTRKGSKGHHRGRRSRESESTMVEETGPSEEQKTISNLRPFSHYVLAVTVVNKKGEGPPSEPLAFETPEGVPGPPTSLILDSPSETEMTLHWTPPAHPNGILTGYILQYQRITENDDSPMQVEKIEDPTATHFTLKGLDLHSHYRFYLRGSTAPGDGEASMVIGATTLEGAPPDDLNVSVGETLVNVSWVAKKRHRNVDFYISYLKKNDGSKWKKSEKVNSSQSFYQLQGLSPGSHYRLRFIYGNSTFRSIDINTAGSEVMAVQQSIATQGWFIGVVSAIALLLLILLILCFIRRSKGGKYSVKDKEDGPMDSEVRPMKDETFGEYSDLEEKRTASQPSLCEESKLCSEDTLNFNGSSAITTELNMDESLASQISRPSVGFHGMPDNTTVSSATNGVPNSVNILN, from the exons ATGCCTCACACACAGCAACAGCAGGTTTGCAGTAGGGGGCAGCgctccccccacctcctccccctcgTCCTCACCCTCCTCTCCCTTCCAGCCCAGCCCAGCCGAGCAGCCATACAGATACCCTCCAACT ACCACATAGGTGATC ACAAGAAGCCTCCCGAGATCACCAAGCAGCCACAGTCTGTCACCGTCTTCAGCCCCGAGGACTTCTCCTTGAGCTGCGAAGCGTCTGGCATCCCTCCGCCCAT TTTTCGATGGACAAAGGACGGGGAGGAGTTTGACCCAGGCACTGACCCAGAGCTGGAGATTACGGAGACCTTAGGCTCATTTGAATTCTCCATGCCTAGTGATAGCACGGACACACTGAAGCAGTACCAAGGCAAATATGTCTGCTATGCATCCAATGAGCTGGGGACAGCCGTGTCTAATGAGGCCATACTCAGGACTGACG TCCCCCCTTcccagcagaaagaaaaaagagtgACTTTGAAAGCCGAAGAGGGAAACGGTTATGTTCTGAAGTGTAACCCCCCACAGAGCTCCATGGAGCCCATCATTCACTGGATGGATCTGA GGCTACGCCATATCCAGCTCAGCAAGCGGGTGGTGGTGGGGAAGGACGGCAACCTGTACTTTGCTCATCTGACAGTGGATGACAGCCGGGACGACTACACCTGCAACCTCCAGTACCTGGAGACCCGAACAATCCTGGCGAAAGAACCCATCACCCTGAGGGTCACCTCCT CCAATTCGGTACTGCGGAACCGGAGACCGCACATGATGAGGCCTACTGGAAGCAACAGCACGTACCACGCCCTCCGGGACCAGACCTTGGAGCTTGAGTGCATCGTCCAGGGCCT TCCAGCTCCTGAGATTACGTGGGTAAAGAGGAACGGTGAGCTGCTGGAGGCCCGTGCCAAGAAAGAAATGTTCGGCCGCCGCCTGCACCTCAGTAACATCACAGAAAGCGACAGCGGCGAATACCAGTGCATAGCTCAGAACACCCAGGGGACGGCCGTGCACACATACAGTTTGACTGTCGAAG ctgctcctTATTGGAAAAAGGTGCCAGAAAGTCAGATTTATGCCCCGGGTGAGACAGTCAAACTCGACTGTGAGGCGAAGGGTACCCCCTCTCCCACGTTGAGCTGGACCATCAACGGGACCCCCCTGTCAG CGACTGACAGGGACCCCAGACGAACCGTGACAGCAAACTCCTCGCTGATCCTCAGGGACGTCATCTTTGGGGACACGGCCATCTACCAGTGCCAGGCCTCCAACAAACACGGAACCATCCTCACCAACGCCTACGTATACGTCATCG AGCTGCCTCCTCAGATCCTCACTGAAGACAGGAGACTGTACTCAGTCACCGAAGGCCAGAAGGTTTTACTGGACTGCGAGACCTTTGGCTCCCCTAAACCTAAAGTCATCTG GGACGCCGAGGCATCGTCTGTTCTGGCAGATCCGAGGGTGAACCCACTCACCAACGGGGGGCTTCAGATCTTTAATGTCACCCATGACGATAAGGGTCTCTACACCTGCTCAGTACAGAACAGCAACTTGTCAATCAGTGCCGAGCTGGAGGTGTTCA ACAGGACAGTGATCCTGTCACCACCCAAGGATCTAAAGGTGCAGCCCGGCCACACAGCAGTCTTCACATGCGTGGCCCATTACGACGCCAGCCTTAAAGTTCCCATCATTCAGTGGAGGAAGAACAATACGAAGCTGTTTGAATCCTCCAGCAATGAAAA ATACACATTTGACGGGCCAGAATTCAGAATATCCAATGTGGAGCCAGACGATGAGGGCCTCTACACCTGTGAGATCATCACGTCACTGGACAAGGCTGATGCCAGCGCCATGCTCATTTTATACG ACCGACCGGACCCTCCAGACCTCCTCCAGATCTCTGATCCGAAGCATCGTGCTGTCACTCTCAGCTGGACTCCTGGATACGACCACAACAGCCCCGTGCTAG agtATGTTGTCGAATTTGAAGACCAAGGTTTGAAGGCGAGGGGTTGGGAGGTGCTGCAGAGAGTCGGAGGAAACCAGACACGGACTGTCCTCCCCCTGTGGCCTTACTTATCCTACCGTTTCCGGGTCATTGCCATCAATGAAGTGGGCAAGAGCGACCCCAGCAAACCATCTGAAATGCACAACACACGAGCTGAAG CTCCAGACAACAACCCGGAAGATGTCAGGAGTGACTCCGTAGACCCAGACACTCTGGTCATCACCTGGGAG AAAATGGACTACCGTAACTTTAACGGACCTGATTTTAAGTACACGGTGCAGTGGAGGAGAGTGGTGGGCAGTGGGCCTAAGTGGCATGAGAGCAACACAACGGCCCCGCCATTTACGGTCAACGGCGTTGGCAATTTCTCTGCCTTTGAAATTAAAGTTCAGGCTGTTAATACGATTGGGGTTGGACCCGAGCCAGACCCGGTCATTGGCTACTCAGGAGAAGATG TTCCACTTGAGGCGCCGATGGATGTGGGTGTTCAGATGATAAACAGCACGACCATCAAAGTGAGGTGGTTCGCCGTGGACAGAGAGTCGGTCAGAGGACACCTGCTGGGATACAAG ATATATGTAACCAGAAAAGGCTCCAAGGGCCACCACAGAGGCCGGAGGTCAAGGGAGTCCGAGAGCACCATGGTGGAAGAGACCGGGCCCAGCGAAGAGCAGAAGACCATCAGTAATCTCAGACCGTTCTCTCACTACGTCCTGGCTGTCACCGTGGtcaacaaaaaaggagaaggaCCTCCTTCTGAGCCGCTGGCCTTCGAGACTCCAGAGGGAG TACCTGGTCCTCCCACATCCCTGATCCTGGACAGCCCCTCAGAGACTGAAATGACCCTGCACTGGACTCCTCCTGCCCACCCCAACGGCATCCTCACCGGATATATCCTTCAGTACCAGCGGA TTACAGAGAATGACGACAGCCCCATGCAGGTAGAGAAAATAGAAGACCCCACAGCCACCCACTTCACCCTAAAGGGCCTGGACCTTCACAGCCATTACCGCTTTTACCTGAGGGGCTCCACGGCTCCTGGGGATGGAGAGGCCAGCATGGTGATTGGGGCCACCACACTGGAAGGAG CCCCTCCTGACGACCTCAACGTGTCTGTAGGGGAAACCTTGGTGAACGTCAGCTGGGTGGCCAAGAAGAGACACAGGAATGTTGATTTCTACATCAGCTACCTGAAAAAAAACG ATGGCAGCAAATGGAAGAAGTCAGAGAAGGTGAACTCCTCTCAGTCCTTCTACCAGCTTCAGGGTTTGAGTCCCGGCTCTCACTATCGCCTGCGCTTCATCTACGGCAACAGCACATTCAGGAGTATTGACATCAACACAGCGGGATCAG AAGTGATGGCGGTGCAGCAAAGCATCGCAACGCAGGGCTGGTTCATCGGCGTCGTGAGTGCCATCGCGTTGCTGCTGTTGATTCTGCTCATCCTCTGCTTCATCAGGAGGAGTAAAGGAGGGAAGTACTCAG TGAAAGATAAAGAAGACGGTCCGATGGACTCTGAAGTACGACCGATGAAGGATGAAACCTTTGGAGAGTACAG TGACCTCGAGGAGAAGCGGACAGCCAGCCAGCCGTCCTTGTGTGAGGAAAGCAAGCTGTGCAGCGAGGACACCCTGAACTTTAATGGCAGCAGTGCCATAACCACGGAGCTCAACATGGATGAATCTCTGGCCAGCCAGATCAGCCGTCCAAGTGTGGGGTTCCACGGCATGCCTGACAACACCACCGTCTCCTCGGCCACCAACGGCGTGCCCAATTCCGTTAATATCCTCAATTAA